A part of Streptomyces sp. NBC_01497 genomic DNA contains:
- a CDS encoding serine/threonine-protein kinase yields the protein MSRPELIGRYRIERRLGTGAFGVVWLAHDDRLDAPVAVKVMAENWAYRMDVRERFLAEARLLRKGTSAGVVQVFDVGELPDERPYFVMEYADRGTLDDRLTAGAPSVEESLSLTARAARGAADLHEAGIVHRDIKPSNVLLASGSEGQERVLLADLGLAKNLAQASGLTVIAGSAGYMAPEQAEPFDGIDARADVYSLGAVLYHLVTGSVPGPPGKVLPPAKVRPDVPKGVQRAVLRAMAPDRERRWPTAGAFADELDRLAGATTGGAGSGRVRPARPARRGRAGKVLAGVAALVVVAGGGTAAAEALLHHDSTPDTERVADATGRISVTVPRSWGRQVVDSGWSPADLGLSGGHQPGLTLAQDVNDWNDLNSPVSGVFVGAYGGTAKDLAAKVGAVTHHSCSYRGSRAFSDAAWRGTVRTWTSCGTSGRALDEVALTPSAGRPPEVYVQIRYEAGSADKGRASTNRILRSLHVTA from the coding sequence ATGTCCCGACCAGAGCTGATCGGCCGCTACCGCATTGAAAGGCGCCTCGGCACCGGCGCCTTCGGCGTGGTGTGGCTGGCCCACGACGACCGTCTCGACGCCCCTGTCGCCGTCAAGGTGATGGCAGAGAACTGGGCGTACCGGATGGATGTACGCGAACGCTTCCTCGCGGAGGCCCGCCTGTTGCGCAAGGGTACGTCCGCAGGCGTGGTGCAGGTCTTCGACGTCGGTGAACTACCCGATGAGCGGCCTTACTTCGTCATGGAGTACGCGGACCGCGGGACACTGGACGACCGGCTGACCGCCGGCGCGCCGTCCGTCGAGGAGTCCCTGTCGCTGACGGCGCGCGCCGCCCGGGGCGCGGCGGACCTGCACGAGGCGGGCATCGTGCACCGCGACATCAAACCGTCCAACGTCCTGCTGGCGAGCGGCTCCGAGGGACAGGAGCGGGTCCTGCTCGCGGACCTGGGCCTCGCCAAGAACCTCGCGCAGGCGTCGGGGCTGACCGTCATCGCGGGCTCGGCCGGATACATGGCGCCCGAGCAGGCGGAGCCGTTCGACGGGATCGACGCCCGCGCGGATGTCTACAGCCTGGGTGCGGTGCTCTACCACCTGGTCACCGGTTCCGTGCCGGGGCCGCCGGGCAAGGTACTGCCGCCCGCCAAGGTGCGGCCGGACGTGCCGAAGGGCGTGCAGCGCGCCGTGCTGCGGGCGATGGCGCCCGACCGGGAGCGGCGCTGGCCCACGGCCGGCGCGTTCGCGGACGAACTCGACCGGCTGGCCGGCGCCACGACCGGCGGCGCCGGAAGCGGCCGGGTGCGGCCTGCCCGGCCCGCCCGCCGCGGGCGCGCCGGCAAGGTCCTGGCCGGCGTGGCCGCCCTGGTGGTGGTGGCGGGCGGCGGGACGGCGGCGGCCGAGGCGCTGCTGCACCACGACAGCACACCCGACACCGAACGGGTCGCCGACGCCACCGGCCGGATCAGCGTCACGGTGCCGCGGTCCTGGGGACGCCAGGTCGTGGACTCCGGCTGGTCGCCCGCCGACCTCGGGCTGAGCGGCGGCCATCAGCCGGGGCTCACCCTCGCGCAGGACGTGAACGACTGGAACGACCTGAACAGCCCGGTGAGCGGGGTCTTCGTCGGCGCGTACGGCGGGACGGCGAAGGACCTCGCGGCGAAGGTCGGCGCCGTGACCCACCACTCGTGCTCGTACCGGGGCAGCCGCGCGTTCTCCGACGCGGCATGGCGCGGCACGGTGCGCACATGGACGTCCTGCGGGACGTCGGGCCGCGCGCTGGACGAGGTGGCGCTCACGCCGTCGGCGGGCAGGCCACCGGAGGTGTACGTGCAGATCCGGTACGAGGCGGGCAGCGCGGACAAGGGCCGGGCGAGCACGAACCGCATCCTGCGGAGCCTGCATGTGACGGCATGA
- a CDS encoding RNA polymerase sigma factor — MTHPYDTEDLAARAAAGDEAALDLLLREIGPDVVRRCGRFLPFREDAEEAAQDVLLQVSRNIRRFEGRSKFSTWLYTIVTNCARQKYRELKRRASERPLTDPDAGGPDPRTTSVIAGSRLDLLDALERLEQESPHLVAPLVYRDICQMDYAEIAERTGIPVGTVKSRLHHARKQIRPWLLGERR; from the coding sequence GTGACTCATCCGTACGACACAGAGGACCTCGCGGCGCGAGCCGCCGCCGGCGACGAGGCGGCCCTCGACCTCCTGCTGCGGGAGATCGGCCCCGACGTCGTCCGGCGCTGCGGCCGGTTCCTGCCCTTCCGGGAGGACGCCGAGGAGGCCGCTCAAGACGTCCTGCTGCAGGTCTCCAGGAACATCCGCCGTTTCGAGGGCCGTAGCAAATTCAGTACCTGGCTCTATACGATCGTTACGAACTGCGCCCGTCAGAAGTACCGCGAGCTCAAGCGGCGGGCGTCGGAACGTCCCCTCACGGACCCCGACGCGGGCGGCCCCGACCCGCGCACCACCAGCGTGATCGCGGGCTCCCGGCTCGACCTGCTGGACGCGCTCGAACGGCTGGAACAGGAGAGCCCGCACCTGGTGGCGCCGCTCGTGTACCGGGACATCTGCCAGATGGACTACGCGGAGATCGCCGAGCGGACCGGTATCCCGGTGGGCACGGTGAAGTCGCGCCTGCACCACGCGCGCAAGCAGATCCGGCCCTGGCTGCTCGGCGAGCGGCGCTGA
- the msrA gene encoding peptide-methionine (S)-S-oxide reductase MsrA, producing MTQPTERAVLAGGCFWGMQDLVRRLPGVISTRVGYSGGDTPNATYRNHGTHAESLEIVFDPTATSFRDLLEFFFQIHDPSTLNRQGNDMGLSYRSAIYYTSDEQKRVAEETIADVDASGLWPGKVVTEVAPVGDFWEAEPEHQDYLERYPEGYTCHFPRPDWKLPRRRTTV from the coding sequence ATGACGCAACCGACCGAGCGCGCAGTCCTCGCCGGGGGCTGCTTCTGGGGTATGCAGGACCTGGTCCGGCGCCTTCCCGGAGTGATCTCGACCCGCGTGGGCTATTCGGGCGGTGACACCCCGAACGCGACGTACCGCAACCACGGCACCCACGCCGAGTCGCTGGAGATCGTCTTCGATCCGACGGCGACCTCCTTCCGCGACCTGCTGGAGTTCTTCTTCCAGATCCACGACCCGAGCACGCTCAACCGCCAGGGCAACGACATGGGCCTGAGCTACCGCTCCGCGATCTACTACACGAGCGACGAGCAGAAGCGCGTCGCAGAGGAGACCATCGCGGACGTCGACGCGTCCGGCCTGTGGCCGGGCAAGGTCGTCACCGAGGTGGCGCCCGTCGGCGACTTCTGGGAGGCGGAGCCGGAGCACCAGGACTACCTGGAGCGCTATCCGGAGGGCTACACCTGCCACTTCCCCCGGCCCGACTGGAAGCTCCCCCGCAGGCGGACCACGGTCTGA